TCCTGGTCATGCCCTCGCACAGCGAGTCGTTCGGACTGGTCGCCATAGAGGCTCAGGCGGCCGGCACCCCCGTCGTCGCCGCCGCGGTGGGCGGGCTCCCGGTGGCCGTGCGGAACGACAGGACCGGCTTCCTCGTGGCCGGTCACGACCCTGCGGACTACGCACGCGTGCTGCGCCGCTTCGTCGACGACCCCCGTCTGACGGGACGGATGGGCGCGGCAGCGGCAGCGCACGCCCGCTGCTTCGGCTGGGACTCGGCGGCCTCGGCAACCGCCGAGGTCTACACGGCCGCGATGCACGAGCACCGCCGTCGCGTACGCTCCCACCATGGCTGACGCTCGGCAGATCATCGAGGCGTACCTCAAGGACGCGGAACTCGAGTGGGAGTGCCCGGAGCCCGGCTCCTACGTCGTCACCCTCCCCGGCACGCGCAAGCTCGCCACGACCTGCTCCCTCCGCGTCGGCCGGCACACGCTCTCCGTCAACGCCTTCGTCATCCGCCACCCCGACGAGAACGAGGCCGGCGTCCACCGCTGGCTGCTGGAGCGCAACCTCAAGCTGTTCGGGGTGAGCTATGCGGTCGACCGGCTCGGTGATGTCTACCTCGTCGGCAGGCTGCCGCTGTCGGCGGTCGGCCCCGACGAGCTCGACCGGCTGCTCGGGACGGTCCTGGAGGCGGCGGACGGCGCGTTCAACTCCCTCCTGGAGCTCGGGTTCGCCGGAGCCATCCGCAAGGAGTACGCCTGGCGGGTGGCCCGCGGCGAATCCACCCGGAACCTCGAGGCGTTCACGCATCTGACCCAGCGGGCCACGGACTGATCCAACGGGCGCGGGCCGGGCCCGGAGGCGCGGCTGCCCCGGTGAGCCCCTGCGCGCCACCGGACCGAGGCCCGCCGGTGGCGCCGTGGCCGGCCGACCCGGCGGGTCCTGGGGTCCGGAGGCCGGGCCCCCTGCCGATCCGCCCCGGTGTCGCGCTTCCGCACGCACCCGACCGCGCCGCCTCGGGCCGTTCCCCGCACCACGTGCGACGACCTGCTCACCATCGCCGGCCCGCCCGCCGTGCCCGTCAGGCGCCGGTCTCCCCGACGGCTGCCGCGGTCATGCCGCTCGTGTCCCTGCCCGTGTCCTCGCCCTCACCCGCGTCCGTGCCCGAGCTCGTGCCCGTGTGTCCGCCGGCCCCGGTTCCGGGCTCGGTCCCGGCCCCGCCGCCCGCTCCCCCGGAGGGCCGTGCCGCCACGTGTTCCGTCGGCGGTACCAGGGCCGTCGGCGGCGCGGAGTCCGTCGGCGCGTGTCCGGCCGGTGCCGGTGCGGCCGGCCGCACCGGCACCGCGGAGGGCGCCCGCTCCCCGGTCGCCCCGGGGCCGTCCGGCAGTCCGCGCATCAGCAGCCAGTAGCCCAGCGCCGCCACGGTGCCGATGACCGCGCAGGACGCCCACAGCCAGGCGGCGCCCCAGTGGTCGATGACGTACCCCGCCATCAGCGGGGCGATCAGCGCCGCCGCCGACCAGGAGAGGGTGTGGACACCCTGGTAGCGGCCGCGGCCGTGCACCGGCGAGAGCCGGACCACCAGGCCCATCTGCGTGGGGGAGTTGACGATCTCGGCGAGCGTCCACACGACGACGGTCAGCGCGTAGACGCCGAGCGAGCCGGCGAACGCGGTGAGGCCGAAGCCGTATCCGGCGAGCAGGGCGGAGACGACGAGCAGGCGCCGGGGGTCGCGGTGCTCGATCAGCCGGGTGACCGGGATCTGGAGCGCGACGATGAGCACGCCGTTCAGCGCGATGACCAAGCCGTAGTCCGAGGGCGACCAGCCGTCCATGCCCATCGCGACCGGCAGGGCGACCGAGCTCTGCATGAAGATGAGGGCGAGGAGGAAGGACAGCCCGACGACGCCCATGTAGCGCCCGTCGCGCAGCACGGAGCCGAGGCTGGTGCCGGGCTCCGCCTTCCCGGCCGTGGTGATGCGCTCCGGCCGGGATTCCGGCAGTTTGACGAAGACGACGACCGCGCAGACGAGGGTGAGCGCGGCCTCGCCGAGGAAGCCGGCGAGATAGCTGTACTCGGCGACGAGTCCGGCGCCCGCGGAGGAGATGGCGAACCCCAGGTTGATCGCCCAGTAGTTGAGGGAGAAGGCCCGCACCCGGTCCTCGGGCCGGACGATGTCCGCCATCATCGCCTGCACGGCAGGCCGGGAGGCGTTGCTCGTCATGCCGACGAGACCGGCGACGGCGGCGATCGCCACCGGGTGCTCCATGAACCCGAGCAGGGCCACTGAGGCGGCGGTCGAGGTCTGGGCGATCAGCAGGGTGGGCCGGCGCCCGAGCCGGTCGGCCATGACTCCGGCGCCGAGCGACGAGACGACGCCGCCGAGCCCGTGCAGGGCGGCGACGAGTCCGGCGTACGAGGCGGAGTGGCCGCGCTCCAGCGTGAGGTACAGGGCGGTGTAGGTGGCGACGAAGGCGCCGAGCCGGTTGACCAGGGTGCTGGTCCACAGCCACCAGAACGCCCGGGGCAGACCCGAGACGCTCTCCTTCGCGGCCCGTCTGAGCGCGGCTACGTACATACGGGCGTCCCCCCGGAGCGATGTAAGTGACCCTATGGCGTTCAGCAACTTACAAGTGTGTCGCTCCGGAAGGCGAGCGAATTGACGCCGGACGCTAATCGTCGGCCGTGACGGGCGTCGATTAGGCTCGGCCCCATGGCCGACGCGACGTACAAGCTGATCCTCCTCCGCCACGGCGAGAGCGAGTGGAACGCGAAGAACCTGTTCACCGGCTGGGTGGACGTCAACCTCACCGAGAAGGGCGAGAAGGAGGCTGTCCGCGGCGGCGAGCTGGTCAAGGACGCCGGTCTGCTCCCCGACGTGGTGCACACCTCGCTCCAGAAGCGCGCCATCCGCACCGCCCAGCTCGCGCTGGAGGCCGCGGACCGCCACTGGATCCCGGTGCACCGCTCCTGGCGTCTGAACGAGCGCCACTACGGCGCCCTGCAGGGCAAGGACAAGGCGCAGACCCTGGCGGAGTTCGGCGAGGAGCAGTTCATGCTGTGGCGCCGCTCCTACGACGTCCCGCCGCCGCCGATCGACGACGACAACGAGTTCTCCCAGGCGCACGACGCCCGCTACGCGACGATCCCGCCGGAGCTGCGCCCGCGCACGGAGTGCCTCAAGGACGTCGTCGTCCGCATGCTGCCGTACTGGTACGACGCCATCGTCCCGGACCTGCTGACCGGCCGCACGGTCCTCGTCGCCGCCCACGGCAACAGCCTGCGCGCCCTGGTCAAGCACCTGGACGGTATCTCCGACGCCGATATCGCGGGCCTGAACATCCCGACGGGCATCCCGCTGGCCTACGACCTGGACGCCGACTTCAAGCCGGTGAACCCGGGCGGGACGTACCTCGACCCGGAGGCCGCAGCCGCGGCGATCGAGGCGGTCAAGAACCAGGGCAAGAAGAAGTAACCCGAACTGATCAAGGCCCCTACCTGCGGTTTCTCCGCTGGTGGGGGCCTTGCTGCTGTGCTGGGGCCGTCTCTGGGCCGTCAGCTGCTTGATGGGGCCGTCAAGTGGGGCGACGCCAGCGGTGGACGCGGATGTCGAGGACGATCAGTAGGGCAACGGGGAGGGCGATCTCAGGAGGTGCGTCGGCCCAGAGGGCGAGGGCACCGCCGGCTACGCCGATGAGTGGGAGTGGCAGGTCTCGCGGGGAGATGTCGACGGTGACACCCAGGCGTGGGACCATGTGGCCTCCTTCTGTGGTCGGTTTCTAGTTACGGCTTCCGAACGCGGAAATGGAAATGAATGCCGCCCCTGGTCGGGCGGCATTCGCATGTGGCGAGACCTTTTCACAGTTTTGCTTCGCAGGACAAACGCGCAGCTAGGAGATGGATTCTACTTCCACAGTAGAAAAGTAGAAGGTCGCCGCGTTCCATGAGTTGGATGGTTTGTTCAGCGTCTTGAACAGCGAGGACTCTCCCTGGCGAGGGAGACTCTCTGTCCCTGGATGTGCAATCTTGCACCGGGTTCTTGCTCGCTTGCAAGATTGCAAACGAGGTGGGGAATGGGGCATCGAGGGCTCTCTTTTAGAGCCCTGGAAACCAGCGATGCTCAGATTCTGTGCCTAAATTCTTCGTATGCGTGAGCGATCGCATTTCGCGTGCGCTCCTGGCTGGACGGCATGAGGTGCGCGTAGACGCGGAGCGTTAGGCCCGGGTCTGAGTGACCGAGGTACTCGGCGAGGGCCTTGATGTTCTCCCCGGCGTCCAGGAGCACCGAGGCATAGAAGTGGCGGAGGGCGTGCATGCCGTTCTCGCGGGACTCGGCGTACGACTCACCCGGCTTGCGCTCGGGGATCACCCCGGCTGAGGCCAGCGCACGCTTCCAGACCTCTTCGTTGAGAGACGTACGCCAGACGTGGCCGCCGCGAGGTCCGGTGAAGATCAGCCGCTTGGTTAGCGGAGGCCCGTCGGCCATCTTCCACGGCAAGGTGATCTCGACCGGCGGGAACTGCTTCGTATGTGCCCGGAGTGCTTCTGTGACCGGCCCAGGAAGCGGTACATCCCGCAGCTTGCCGCCCTTGGGCGGGGCGAACACGGGCTTGCTGCGGCTCAGCTTCAGCTGTTGGACCACGTGGAGTGTGCCCGACGCGAAGTCGATGGCGTCGACGGCGACCCCCAGGATCTCCCCCTGGCGGAGACCGCAGCCGCCGCCCAGGTCGACCATGGCTTGGTAGCGCTCGGGCATGCCGGCCCGGACGGCGAAGACCTGTTCTGGCGTCCAAGGGACGACGCGTTTGGTGTCCACAGCCGGTGGACGGACCGAGCGGGCGGCACACGGGTTCCGGGGAAGGTGCCCGTCGTCGACGGCCGCGCTCAGAGCTGCCCGCACGTTGGAGTAGATCGTCCGGGCGTACGAGCCACGGACACCGTTCTCCTGTAACTGCCTCACCCAGTCGCGTATGTGAGCGGGCTGGAAGGAGCCTAGAGGGCGCGAGCCCAGGTACGGAAAGGCGTGCAGCCGAAGCTGCGACTCCATTGACGCCTGAGTGTTCGGATCCGGCGCGTGGGTCACCCAGGTCTCGGCGTACTGCTGGAACGTGATCCGGGCCGCGCGCGGGTCGATGTACTGCCCGCGCGCCATGTCCGCCTCGGTGTGAGACAACCACTGTTCAGCCAGCCGCTTCTGCCGGTCGGGGAAGCTCTTCGACTTCTCGGTGCCGTCCGGGCCGACGTAGCGCGCGCGATAGCGCATACCCGTGCCGTAGCGTTCGCTCTTGACCTTGCGCGTCTTCCCATCGGGCCCGACCTCGGTCTTGTACCAGCGGTCTTGAATGTGCCCAGCCATCAGGCAGCCATCCCATCGCGCTGAACGTCCACCCAGGCCCGCACGTCCGCCGGGTCGAAGCGCAAGTGCCGGCCGACTCGGAAGCCTCGGGGACCGGTGCGCTTGCGTCGCCACTGGTAGACCGTCTCGACGCTCGGCAGCTCGAACATCTCCACCAGGTCCTCGGGGGTCAGGTACCGCGAAGGCAGGGGGCGCGACTCGGTGGCCGTCCCCGCCAAGGAACGGCGTCGGTCAGCCATGTGTGGGCTCTCCTTCCGTTCCTAGGGCCGGTTCGAGGGAGGCAGTAAGCCAGGCTTCTGCGGCGCTTAGGCCGGTTCCGGCGAACACCCAGTGAGCGAGGACGAGCGTCGTTTCGCCCTCCCCCGGGAGGGTCGGCACGGCCTGTGCGCGGCGCCAGTCGGCACGGGCATCACGGAGGGCGCCGAGGGTGGTGGAGTAGCGGCGCGACTTGGTGGAGAAGTGGCCGCGGAAGCCGAGCATGTGGGCCCAGGCTCGGAGGCGGAGTTCTGCAAGTTCCTTACGGGCGCCGAGAGTCCAGGCGGTTCGGATCATGCGGCGGCCGTGGTCGCTGATGTCGAGCTGCGCGAGTTCGGCGAGGAACTTCAGCGGGCGGTCGAGGGCACCGGTCGCGGTTTCGGCACCCTTGGTGGCGTACTTGGCGATGTACGCGGCGACGGCCCGTTCGGTGAGCTCCTGGCCGTCGTTGAAGTCGGCGGATCGGATGGTCCGGACGTCGAGTTGGCGGCCGAAGGTGAAGGTGTGGGCGCGGCCGTCGATGACGGGGCCATCGACACGGACTGCGGTTGCGGCGGCGCGGATGGCGTCGGTGAGGAGTTCGGGGGTGGCCCAGGCGGGCGGTGCGGTGGCGCCCCCTTCCGGGCCGTCGATGCGGATGACGGCGTGGAAGTGAACGGCGCCGCGTTTCTGGTACTCGGCGACTTTGGCGAAGGACACCCGGGCGTACTCCCGGAAGGCTCGTTGCGTGAGGCCGGCGCGCTTGGCGACTTCGCGGCGGAGGTAGGTGGAGAAGCGGCGCCAGAGTGCACCCGCGTGCGCGTTCCAGAGGACGGCGGCTTCGTAGTCGTAGGTGTCGGGGTCGAGTGGGGCGCCGAGTTCGGCGTCGTCCTGGTCGTGGAGGGTGCCGCAGCGGCAGGGTCGGACTGTTCGGGCTGGGCCGGTGGGGCGGTTGTGGACCGGGCCGAAGCCGGGGGCGGTGAAGGTGGCGAAGACGCGGGGATGGACGGCGACGCGTTCCGGGACGCCCTTGCCTCCGCGCAGGCCGGAGGTGATCAGGTGGAAGGTGTCGCGGCGGTAGACCTCCGCGCATGCCGCGCAGCGGGTTGTACGGCGGTTGTTGCAGCGGACCAGGAGGTGACCGGACGGGAGGGTCGTCGAGTCGAGGTGGTTAAGGACGGTTCCGACTTCGCCGGTCCGGGTGTTCACGTCGTACTCGGTCCGGTGACCGTCGAGGCGGATCGGATGCGTGCAGCCACCCAGGCCGGAGAGCTGACGCAGTAGAGCCGGCATGGTGCCGAGGGCGGCCAGTTCGCCGAGTTCCTGAAGCGGGGGCGCAGTCTCGCGGGTGAAGATAGTGGTTCTCCTTCTGGCTTCGGTCAGGAGGGACAGAGCCCCCGGGGCGGCGGATGCTTGGCGGTGTCAGTCCGCCCCGGGGGTCTGGTGGAGCTGGGGCGTCAGAAGCGGTGCTGGTCGCGGAGCATCGAGCGCAGGACGACGGCAGCGACTGCCACCGAGATGGCCGTGACGGCGACGGCGGCCAGGAGCGCGGTCAGGACGACACCGCCGACGAGGACGGCCGTGACCGCTCCAGTACTGACGGAGATCTGCGGCGCCGTGCGCTGCACGGGTGCCGGATCAACCGTGGTGTGGCTGTGCGCGGGCGGCGGGGTGGGGTTGGCGGGGTACTTGGGCAGGAACACAGCAAGCTCTCCTTGCCTACTCGTCTAGTCGTGTGAGCCGTTTATGACGTCCACGCCGGAGCGCGTGCCGGACTCGATGGCCGGGGCCATGAAGGTGTGCGAGAGCCAGAAGCCGAAGAGGGCGATCAGCACGACGATCCAGGTGCGGACGCCGAGGAACTTGACCGCTCCCCAGGCGAAGAAGCCGAGGATGACGACGAGCGGCAGGCTGACGGTCACGGGTCGCGGGTCCTTTCAGCGGACGGGGCAGCGGTGGGTGCGGGC
The genomic region above belongs to Streptomyces marianii and contains:
- a CDS encoding type III secretion system chaperone family protein, with the translated sequence MADARQIIEAYLKDAELEWECPEPGSYVVTLPGTRKLATTCSLRVGRHTLSVNAFVIRHPDENEAGVHRWLLERNLKLFGVSYAVDRLGDVYLVGRLPLSAVGPDELDRLLGTVLEAADGAFNSLLELGFAGAIRKEYAWRVARGESTRNLEAFTHLTQRATD
- a CDS encoding MDR family MFS transporter translates to MYVAALRRAAKESVSGLPRAFWWLWTSTLVNRLGAFVATYTALYLTLERGHSASYAGLVAALHGLGGVVSSLGAGVMADRLGRRPTLLIAQTSTAASVALLGFMEHPVAIAAVAGLVGMTSNASRPAVQAMMADIVRPEDRVRAFSLNYWAINLGFAISSAGAGLVAEYSYLAGFLGEAALTLVCAVVVFVKLPESRPERITTAGKAEPGTSLGSVLRDGRYMGVVGLSFLLALIFMQSSVALPVAMGMDGWSPSDYGLVIALNGVLIVALQIPVTRLIEHRDPRRLLVVSALLAGYGFGLTAFAGSLGVYALTVVVWTLAEIVNSPTQMGLVVRLSPVHGRGRYQGVHTLSWSAAALIAPLMAGYVIDHWGAAWLWASCAVIGTVAALGYWLLMRGLPDGPGATGERAPSAVPVRPAAPAPAGHAPTDSAPPTALVPPTEHVAARPSGGAGGGAGTEPGTGAGGHTGTSSGTDAGEGEDTGRDTSGMTAAAVGETGA
- a CDS encoding phosphoglyceromutase, with translation MADATYKLILLRHGESEWNAKNLFTGWVDVNLTEKGEKEAVRGGELVKDAGLLPDVVHTSLQKRAIRTAQLALEAADRHWIPVHRSWRLNERHYGALQGKDKAQTLAEFGEEQFMLWRRSYDVPPPPIDDDNEFSQAHDARYATIPPELRPRTECLKDVVVRMLPYWYDAIVPDLLTGRTVLVAAHGNSLRALVKHLDGISDADIAGLNIPTGIPLAYDLDADFKPVNPGGTYLDPEAAAAAIEAVKNQGKKK
- a CDS encoding tyrosine-type recombinase/integrase; translation: MAGHIQDRWYKTEVGPDGKTRKVKSERYGTGMRYRARYVGPDGTEKSKSFPDRQKRLAEQWLSHTEADMARGQYIDPRAARITFQQYAETWVTHAPDPNTQASMESQLRLHAFPYLGSRPLGSFQPAHIRDWVRQLQENGVRGSYARTIYSNVRAALSAAVDDGHLPRNPCAARSVRPPAVDTKRVVPWTPEQVFAVRAGMPERYQAMVDLGGGCGLRQGEILGVAVDAIDFASGTLHVVQQLKLSRSKPVFAPPKGGKLRDVPLPGPVTEALRAHTKQFPPVEITLPWKMADGPPLTKRLIFTGPRGGHVWRTSLNEEVWKRALASAGVIPERKPGESYAESRENGMHALRHFYASVLLDAGENIKALAEYLGHSDPGLTLRVYAHLMPSSQERTRNAIAHAYEEFRHRI
- a CDS encoding helix-turn-helix transcriptional regulator; translated protein: MADRRRSLAGTATESRPLPSRYLTPEDLVEMFELPSVETVYQWRRKRTGPRGFRVGRHLRFDPADVRAWVDVQRDGMAA
- a CDS encoding replication initiator, translated to MPALLRQLSGLGGCTHPIRLDGHRTEYDVNTRTGEVGTVLNHLDSTTLPSGHLLVRCNNRRTTRCAACAEVYRRDTFHLITSGLRGGKGVPERVAVHPRVFATFTAPGFGPVHNRPTGPARTVRPCRCGTLHDQDDAELGAPLDPDTYDYEAAVLWNAHAGALWRRFSTYLRREVAKRAGLTQRAFREYARVSFAKVAEYQKRGAVHFHAVIRIDGPEGGATAPPAWATPELLTDAIRAAATAVRVDGPVIDGRAHTFTFGRQLDVRTIRSADFNDGQELTERAVAAYIAKYATKGAETATGALDRPLKFLAELAQLDISDHGRRMIRTAWTLGARKELAELRLRAWAHMLGFRGHFSTKSRRYSTTLGALRDARADWRRAQAVPTLPGEGETTLVLAHWVFAGTGLSAAEAWLTASLEPALGTEGEPTHG
- a CDS encoding SpdD protein codes for the protein MFLPKYPANPTPPPAHSHTTVDPAPVQRTAPQISVSTGAVTAVLVGGVVLTALLAAVAVTAISVAVAAVVLRSMLRDQHRF